From one Coffea eugenioides isolate CCC68of chromosome 11, Ceug_1.0, whole genome shotgun sequence genomic stretch:
- the LOC113752296 gene encoding uncharacterized protein LOC113752296, producing MANARTLRGFAAPDLTQQPLCITFSSLNDNTSFELKSGIIHLLPFFHGLPGEEPFKYLQEFDVVCNSMKPPRITEEQIKMRAFPFSLKDSTKEWLYYLPLGSITMWDQLKKKFLDKYFSVFRSANLRKEICGIKQHPSESLYEYWERFKKLCIKCPQHQISEQLLIQYFYEGLLFRDRSIIDAASGGALVNKTPRVAWELIEGMAENSQQFGLREDIPMRKVNEVETSSIQQQLSELTSFVRQLAVGSALQAKVCGVCTAVGHSTEMCSLVQEETAEQVNMAGHEPAPRKQYDPYSNTNNPSWRDHPNLRYGGNMQSNFVPNRQQGYQQQYQPRPPPPPSNSSPSMEEMMKQLLANQQKTDSDL from the coding sequence ATGGCAAATGCACGAACATTAAGGGGGTTCGCTGCTCCTGATTTAACTCAACAGCCTTTGTGCATTACTTTTTCAAGTTTAAATGATAACACATcttttgagttaaaatctggcATAATTCATCTCTTACCATTTTTCcatggtttaccaggtgaggagccctTTAAGTACTTGCAAGAATTCGATGTTGTTTGCAACAGTATGAAGCCTCCGAGAATTacagaagagcagataaaaatgagagCCTTTCCCTTCTCTTTGAAAGACTCCACGAAAGAGTGGTTGTACTACCTACCACTAGGTAGTATCACCATGTGGGATCAGctgaagaaaaaattcttggaCAAGTACTTTTCGGTGTTTCGATCTGCAAACCTAAGGAAAGAGATATGCGGTATCAAACAACACCCAAGTGAGTCCctctatgagtactgggagAGGTTTAAGAAGTTGTGCATCAAATGCCCTCAGCATCAGATAAGTGAGCAACTGCTCATCCAATATTTCTATGAGGGGTTACTCTTCAGGGACAGGAGCATaatcgatgctgcaagtggaggggcgtTAGTGAATAAGACTCCTCGGGTAGcatgggagttgattgaagggATGGCTGAGAACTCACAACAGTTTGGTTTAAGAGAGGACATCCCGATGCGTAAGGTGAATGAGGTAGAAACATCCTCTATACAACAGCAACTCTCTGAATTGACATCTTTCGTGCGACAACTAGCCGTAGGAAGTGCCTTACAAGCCAAAGTATGTGGGGTATGCACTGCCGTGGGTCATTCTACGGAGATGTGTTCACTGGTTCAggaagaaactgcagaacaggtgaacatggctggtCATGAGCCCGCACCAAGAAAGCAGTACGATCCTTACTCAAACACCAACAATCCTAGTTGGAGAGATCATCCCAACCTTAGATATGGAGGGAACATGCAGTCCAATTTCGTACCAAATAGGCAGCAAGGGTACCAGCAGCAGTACCAACCTCGCCCACCACCACCCCCTTCGAACTCAAGTCCGTCCatggaagagatgatgaagcaaCTACTTGCGAATCAACAAAAGACGGATTCAGACCTGTAA